Proteins from one Triticum aestivum cultivar Chinese Spring chromosome 7A, IWGSC CS RefSeq v2.1, whole genome shotgun sequence genomic window:
- the LOC123152191 gene encoding uncharacterized protein, producing MSGLIIILSSAAKITHQVQALMGQTTKWHACCTIEPVPDDEIDPGSNQNSMLEEYPEPEDESDCESSEETGDEDMVENTKFLQPHMHVISFQKRQALVTFLENNNAGITVFGFTLDRSYLHTIFMLEWTFFLWLLGKTVGFS from the exons ATGTCCGGGCTCATCATAATCCTGAGCAGCGCCGCCAAGATCACTCACCAGGTGCAGGCCCTCATGGGCCAGACCACCAAGTGGCACGCCTGCTGCACCATCGAGCCGGTCCCGGACGACGAGATAGATCCGGGATCCAACCAGAACTCCATGCTGGAGGAGTACCCCGAGCCCGAGGACGAGAGCGACTGTGAGTCCAGCGAGGAGACCGGCGACGAGGACATGGTGGAGAACACCAAGTTCCTCCAGCCTCACATGCACGTGATCTCCTTCCAGAAGAGGCAGGCACTAG TGACCTTCCTGGAGAACAACAACGCCGGCATCACCGTCTTCGGGTTCACGCTGGACCGGTCGTACCTCCACACGATATTCATGCTCGAGTGGACGTTCTTCCTGTGGCTGCTGGGGAAAACAGTCGGCTTCTCGTGA